A window of the Leptospira bourretii genome harbors these coding sequences:
- a CDS encoding M23 family metallopeptidase, whose protein sequence is MKRNRSYYIILVLILFVVTYSAYAAYQKQKNGPVFLDNHVFQRYNEQWGLWVDLNAEKKSLLEKASEFGILAQEVMEINNLKESDLSRLKRSIFFPYSAEYMRGLQEKELFRETVESPIDQFIWPVLPNHKSRISSRIGRRWNTWHTGLDIAIPKNSVVLAAADGVVEEAGRSGDYGLAVKIYHHDMNHFHTVYGHNQELLVKPGDVVRKGQIIAFSGNTGKSTGPHVHFEVRFHNVYLNPENFLTPYEEGVATSIVGFAD, encoded by the coding sequence ATGAAGCGAAACCGAAGTTACTATATCATTCTAGTCCTAATCCTGTTTGTAGTGACCTACTCCGCCTATGCGGCCTACCAGAAGCAAAAAAATGGTCCTGTTTTTTTGGACAACCATGTCTTCCAACGTTATAATGAGCAGTGGGGCCTTTGGGTAGACCTAAATGCCGAGAAAAAGAGCCTTCTCGAAAAGGCTTCCGAGTTTGGGATCCTGGCCCAAGAGGTAATGGAGATCAACAACCTAAAGGAATCAGACCTCAGCCGATTGAAACGATCCATTTTCTTTCCTTATTCCGCAGAATACATGCGGGGACTCCAAGAAAAAGAACTCTTCCGGGAAACTGTCGAATCTCCCATCGACCAATTCATTTGGCCAGTTCTCCCCAATCACAAATCCCGAATTTCTTCCCGGATTGGAAGACGCTGGAACACTTGGCACACTGGCCTCGACATCGCCATTCCGAAAAATTCCGTAGTCCTTGCTGCCGCCGATGGTGTTGTAGAAGAGGCTGGTCGTAGTGGTGATTATGGTCTGGCAGTCAAAATTTACCACCATGACATGAACCATTTCCATACGGTCTATGGCCATAACCAAGAGTTACTCGTAAAACCTGGAGATGTGGTTCGCAAAGGACAGATCATTGCTTTTTCTGGAAATACAGGAAAGTCCACCGGTCCGCATGTTCACTTTGAAGTTAGATTTCACAATGTGTATCTCAATCCTGAAAACTTTCTCACTCCCTATGAAGAAGGAGTTGCCACAAGCATCGTTGGATTTGCAGACTAA
- the rsmA gene encoding 16S rRNA (adenine(1518)-N(6)/adenine(1519)-N(6))-dimethyltransferase RsmA — translation MKSPYATISNIQTFFESKGIRAQKKFGQNFLIDQNIVDFIVKSAKSLLTENMSLAEIGIGLGTLTYPVLCLDKKTYLFEIDHAYIQLAKDEILPKFPKALLFEGDALKNLFHIYQEEVFVFGNLPYHLTTEIINTLVIHCRNFQGGIFMVQKEFAERLVKETSSLSVFLSAFCDVKYLKTVHKNCFFPIPKIHSALILLKPKVQTKPNGWRLSSEREVELWSQMLRTLFWGKRKQIQVSLRESPFSEDPVFREALGKAIQSAEIPPTARPEELNREQFLTLGQHLLDHLSK, via the coding sequence TTGAAATCCCCTTACGCGACTATCTCCAACATCCAGACCTTTTTTGAGTCCAAAGGAATTCGCGCCCAAAAGAAATTTGGGCAAAACTTCCTCATTGACCAGAACATAGTCGATTTTATTGTCAAATCCGCCAAATCTTTGTTAACTGAAAATATGTCCTTAGCAGAAATTGGAATTGGTCTCGGGACTCTCACTTATCCTGTTCTCTGTTTGGACAAAAAAACCTATCTATTCGAAATTGATCATGCCTACATCCAATTGGCTAAGGATGAAATTTTACCGAAGTTTCCAAAAGCTTTGTTATTTGAGGGAGATGCGTTAAAAAATCTTTTCCATATCTACCAAGAAGAGGTTTTTGTATTTGGAAATTTACCTTACCACCTAACAACAGAAATCATCAATACTCTAGTCATCCACTGTCGAAATTTCCAAGGGGGAATTTTTATGGTGCAAAAGGAATTTGCCGAACGCCTTGTCAAAGAAACATCGTCCTTATCTGTTTTCCTTTCTGCTTTTTGTGATGTGAAGTATCTAAAGACAGTTCACAAAAATTGTTTTTTTCCCATTCCCAAAATCCATTCTGCCCTGATCCTTCTCAAACCCAAAGTCCAAACCAAACCCAATGGGTGGCGACTGAGTTCGGAACGAGAAGTAGAACTCTGGTCACAGATGTTACGCACTCTCTTTTGGGGGAAACGAAAACAAATTCAGGTGAGCCTCCGGGAATCCCCTTTTTCAGAAGATCCCGTCTTTCGAGAGGCTTTGGGAAAGGCCATCCAGTCGGCAGAAATTCCACCCACCGCAAGGCCAGAAGAATTGAACCGAGAACAATTTCTGACTTTGGGTCAACATTTGCTTGACCATTTGTCAAAATGA
- a CDS encoding sterol desaturase family protein produces the protein MFENFTPPPIVTYAIPVFFLLIGIEVYIGYRKNKALYRLNDSIADLSTGIISQIWGLFQKGIGLFAYFYIYEHFRFFEFAMTNPWAWILCIVGQDFCYYWSHRLAHEVNILWAGHVIHHHSEEYNLVVALRQTGLGGIVSWIFYVPLALIGFHPWMYLASGQINLIYQFWVHTKAVDKIGKVGEFLLSTPSHHRVHHAINPIYIDKNHGGIFIIFDRMFGTFQEETEPCVYGTVKPLRSFNPVYANIHYYWELIKQAASAPYFLDKIKVFFKPPGWYPREGTKPAGFLPIPEVRPETFHKYDPKPQSEVRTYTTTWFVLVLLLSFAFLLFVAKFSLISQILVTVWVTLSLLSINALIEGKSWAGAMEITRLLFGFLVLGYFGVGWAYYAVGIVCLLAAGIYLYRTSGQKAQAA, from the coding sequence ATGTTCGAGAATTTCACACCTCCGCCCATCGTTACCTATGCCATCCCCGTATTCTTCCTTCTCATTGGAATTGAAGTCTACATTGGATACCGCAAAAACAAAGCCCTCTACCGGCTAAACGATTCTATTGCCGACTTAAGCACAGGGATCATCTCCCAAATCTGGGGCCTTTTCCAGAAAGGGATTGGACTCTTTGCTTATTTTTATATCTACGAACACTTCCGTTTTTTTGAATTTGCCATGACAAACCCCTGGGCCTGGATCCTCTGTATTGTCGGCCAAGACTTTTGTTACTACTGGTCCCACCGTTTGGCCCATGAAGTCAATATCCTTTGGGCAGGACATGTCATCCACCACCACAGCGAAGAATACAATTTAGTTGTCGCCCTTCGCCAAACGGGACTCGGTGGAATTGTCTCTTGGATTTTCTATGTTCCTTTGGCACTCATTGGATTTCACCCTTGGATGTATCTTGCCAGCGGACAAATCAATCTTATCTACCAATTCTGGGTGCATACAAAAGCTGTGGATAAAATTGGAAAGGTTGGCGAATTCCTACTCTCCACTCCTTCTCACCACAGGGTGCACCATGCCATCAACCCAATCTACATTGATAAAAACCATGGTGGGATCTTTATTATCTTTGATCGGATGTTTGGAACTTTCCAGGAAGAAACAGAACCTTGTGTGTATGGAACTGTGAAACCGCTTCGGAGTTTCAATCCGGTTTATGCCAATATCCATTATTACTGGGAACTGATCAAACAAGCGGCCAGTGCCCCTTATTTCTTAGATAAAATTAAGGTGTTTTTCAAACCACCAGGTTGGTACCCAAGGGAAGGAACAAAACCAGCAGGATTTTTACCCATCCCTGAGGTTCGCCCTGAAACCTTCCATAAATATGATCCGAAACCCCAATCGGAAGTGAGAACGTACACAACCACTTGGTTTGTTCTCGTCCTCCTTTTGTCCTTTGCTTTTCTTTTGTTTGTCGCTAAGTTCTCCCTCATCTCACAAATCCTTGTGACTGTTTGGGTAACTCTTTCCTTACTTTCCATCAATGCCCTGATTGAAGGGAAATCTTGGGCTGGGGCCATGGAAATCACAAGGCTTCTTTTTGGATTTCTCGTCCTTGGTTACTTTGGGGTGGGTTGGGCTTACTATGCCGTTGGGATTGTCTGCCTTCTTGCCGCAGGAATTTATCTCTATCGCACAAGTGGACAAAAAGCCCAGGCAGCTTAG
- a CDS encoding HAD family hydrolase, with protein MTNLTKNSWTDEIFDRLTTIIPQTPGIACFDFDNTLIRNDFGEKIMDELLHGGLTFVPKDLSEFFRDKELWRDHTKLSHPEKERLVWEEYTYQLKEYGIERGYRWTSFIFQGMDKTEYYEVSRRAWERVNHYDKDSGVFPQVEMKDLIAYLNHHNWTVYIVTASPEPGIAAIAHLFPVEESKVIGMRQELGENGKFSHKLIEPYTYGEGKVKAIEERIGVYPDLAFGDSFNDYPMLCRAKQMAVGINRDNPEFAKACAAQGIYVQPYFTFPPVLT; from the coding sequence GTGACTAACCTGACAAAGAACAGTTGGACGGACGAAATTTTCGACCGTCTGACAACCATCATACCCCAAACACCAGGCATTGCCTGTTTTGATTTCGATAACACACTCATTCGCAACGATTTCGGTGAAAAGATCATGGATGAACTCCTCCATGGTGGACTTACATTTGTACCAAAAGATTTATCAGAATTTTTTCGAGATAAAGAACTTTGGCGTGACCATACAAAACTGAGTCATCCAGAAAAGGAACGATTGGTTTGGGAAGAATACACCTACCAATTAAAAGAATACGGAATCGAAAGAGGATACCGCTGGACTAGTTTTATTTTCCAAGGAATGGATAAAACAGAATACTACGAAGTGTCTAGACGTGCCTGGGAAAGAGTCAATCACTACGACAAAGATTCCGGTGTGTTTCCCCAAGTGGAAATGAAAGACCTGATAGCTTATTTAAACCACCACAATTGGACCGTGTACATTGTGACCGCATCTCCTGAACCCGGAATTGCTGCCATCGCCCACCTCTTCCCCGTAGAAGAATCCAAAGTCATTGGCATGAGACAAGAATTAGGTGAAAATGGAAAATTTTCTCACAAACTCATTGAACCTTATACATATGGAGAGGGAAAAGTAAAAGCCATAGAAGAAAGAATTGGTGTGTATCCCGACTTAGCTTTTGGGGATTCCTTTAACGACTATCCTATGCTTTGCCGTGCCAAACAAATGGCCGTGGGCATCAATCGTGACAACCCAGAGTTTGCCAAAGCTTGTGCGGCCCAAGGAATTTACGTCCAACCTTATTTTACCTTTCCTCCAGTGCTGACATGA